The DNA sequence CTACCTTCCGGAAAATCAAATCAGCCACAAGCAATACGCTTCAGGGTAATCTGTACACTGGAAGCCGGCTTTTTCAGTCTAAAGTCCACCATATAGAGCCTATCGTGGACAGGGTTGGCGGAGGAGATGCCTTTATGGCCGGGATTCTTGCTGGTGTGCTGGAAGGGTGGGATTCTCAGATGACGGCAGATTTCGCAACAGCGGCTTCAGCCCTTAAACACACAGTCCATGGAGACAGCAATTCATTTACAAAGGAAGAAGTGTTAGCTTTGGCGGGAAGTGAACCAGGAAAAATACTCCGCTGAAAATAATGATTGAAAAGGAGAATGCACAATGGAAACACGCTATGCGATTCATCCCGAGGATATGAAAAAGTATACGACCGATGATTTAAGAAGAGAGTTCCTGGTGGAAACACTGTTTGAATCAGGGCAGGTCCGCCTGACATATACACATAATGACCGGATGATCTTTGGCGGTGTTACACCTTCCGAGAATGAACTGACCATCAAGCTTGACAAGGAATTGGGCGTCGATTATTTCCTGGAGCGGCGTGAGCTCGGCATCATCAATATTGGCGGGGACGGCACGGTCATCCTTGATGGCACAGAATATGATATGCGGGCCAGGGACGGATTATATGTTGGAAAAGGGACCAGGGAAGTGCTTTTCCGTTCCAAAAATGCCGCACAGCCAGCCAAATTCTATATCAACTCCACCCCTGCCCATCACCAGTATCCGACGGTCAAAATTGATATCAATGAAATCAAGCCGCTGGAAATGGGTGGGCCGGGCACCTTGAATGAGCGGAAAATCTATCAGTATGTCCATCCAAATGTCTGTGAGAGCTGCCAGCTGCAGATGGGCTTAACGATGCTGTCTGCGGGAAGCGTCTGGAATACGATGCCGTGCCATACCCATGAGCGGAGAATGGAGGTATATCTCTATTTCGATATGGAGGAAGATACCCGTGTGTTCCACTTCATGGGAAGGCCTGATGAAACAAGGCATCTTGTTATGAAGAACGAACAGGCTGCCATCTCCCCGAGCTGGTCCATCCATACCGGCACGGCAACAAGCAATTATACCTTCATCTGGGGAATGTGCGGAGAGAATATCACTTATACCGATATGGACCATGTCAAAATGGAAGAATTGCGATAAGAGACTGATAGAAACGGAGGATTTCGTATGACAGAGGCACTAAGTTCTTTTTCAATGGATATGTTCAGCCTTGCCGGCAAGACTGCAATCGTAACAGGCGGAAACAAAGGCCTTGGCCAGGCATATGCGGCAGCGCTTGCCAAGGCAGGGGCCGACCTGTTTGTCATTTCCAGAAGCGGCGATTGGCAGGAAACTGAAAAATTAATAGAAGAAACAGGGCAGAAGGCGGTATTCTTCCAGGCAGACCTTAGCAATCGAACAAAGATTAAAGAAGCAGTAGACGCCTGTCTGAATGAATACGGAAAAATTGATATCCTTGTCAATAATGCAGGTACGATCCGCCGTGCCCCGCTTCTTGAGTATAAAGAAGAAGACTGGGATGCTGTATTGGAAGTTAATTTGAATTCACTTTATCTGCTCAGCCAGGAGGCAGCAAAAGTAATGGCTGAACAGAAATCCGGGAAAATCATTAATATTGCGAGCATGCTGTCTTTCCAGGGAGGAAAATTCGTCCCTTCCTATACGGCAAGCAAGCATGCAGTGGCAGGTCTGACAAAGGCGTTTGCAAATGAGCTGGCAGAATCCAATATCCAGGTAAACGCGATTGCACCTGGCTATATTGCGACAGATAATACAGCTGCAATCAGGTCTGATGAAAAGAGGAATGCAGAAATTCTTTCACGGATTCCTGCAGGGAAATGGGGGCAGGCTGCCGACCTGATGGGGGCCGTTGTGTTCCTGGCAAGTGACGCTTCCAGCTATATGAACGGACATCTTTTAGCGGTGGATGGAGGCTGGCTCGTACGATAAGAGAATATATGAAAGAAGCCGTACAAGAGTGCGGCTTTCTTATTAGGAGGAGACTAAGATGAACCTTGGAATCAGAGCCCACGATATTGAAAAAGATTCATTGGAAGAGCTGGCAGAAGAAATTGGCCGCAAGGGGTTTTCATGTATTCAGCTTGCTCTGGGAAAATCCCTTCCTGCTCTTTATCCATCACCGGGAACCCTTTCGCCGGGTCTTTCCCGTTACATCGGAAAGACATTCGGAGATGCCGGCGTCCAAATTGCTGTACTTGGCTGTTATGTTAATCTCATTCACCCAGACCTGTCAGAGAGGCGAAAAGGACTGGAGAAATTTAAAGAGCATATCCGGTATGCAAGGGATTTTGGCTGCAGCATCGTCGGTACCGAGACTGGAAGTGTTCTTCCTGAAATGGGCTATAGTGAAAGAAATTTTGAGGAAAAGCCCTTTTTAGACGCAGTGGAAAGTGTTGCCGAGCTCGCCCTTGAAGCTGAAAGATTCGGTGTAATTGTCGGTGTAGAAGCAGGGGTGAATCATCCAGTCCACTCAGCTGATAGGCTCAAACGCCTCTTGGACCTTGTAGATTCAAATAATGTCCAGGTCATATTTGATCCCGCTAACCTCATTACGGTTGAAAACTATCATAGGCAGGATGAGCTTTTAGCAGAAGCTATTGAACTTCTTGGGGAAAAAATCGCCATTTTCCATGCAAAAGACTTCGTTGTCGAAGAGGACCAGGTGAAGATCGTTCCGGCAGGACAGGGCCTGTTAAACTATAGCCTGATCTCAAAGCTGCTTAAAGATCGAAAGCCGTATATCCAGGTTCTCATGGAAGGAACAAAAGAACCGGATATTGAAGGATGTGCTGACTATTTAAGAATGAAATTCAGCAGCAGAAGCATTGGAAAAGGACTCTTAAGGTAAAAATGGTCACTTCCTCCGGGGAGTGTTTTTCGTTCAGCCAAACTGCTTCCTTTCATTCCCAACTCCCCTAATTCTTTATAAAGAATCCATTTTATTGTAAAATAGTAGATAGTTCCTAGCTTCACCGGGAATACCTTCAATATTGAAGAATAAGATGATAAGCGGAAGCTGTTTTTAGGATAGAAGTTTGTGGTTTTTGGAAATAAAAAACAGGGTTGGGGGACTCATGACAAAAAGCAGAAGATGGATGGCAGCTTTGTTGATTGGCAGTTTGGCAGTTTTGGGCGGGTGTGCGGACCAGGCATCCAAAGAGGAGAACCTAAAGGAAAAAGTGAATGAACCCGAAAGCCAGCTTCAGAAGGAGAAAGAAAAGCAGGAACAGGAAAAACTGGCTGAAGAAGCAAAAGAACCGGTAGTGGTCCAGGTGATAGATCCGAACACGAAAGCAATCATTAAGACGTTTAAACCCGAGGAAATGGGCTATGAAAATGATCTGGAAAAGTATAAGCAGCAAATCAGCCAATGGGCGAAGGGCCTGGCAAGAGGGACAGATGCAAGTCCCGGCTATGACAAAAGGATGTTCCCTGACCGGATCGATGCGAACGGTGGGATTGTAAAAGGGAATCCAAGGACGATCCTCGAGGAAGCGGAGCTGACCGCAAAGGTGATTGAGGCTTCTGCTGAGGGGGGAAATGTTGAACTGCCGCTCATCGTTTCCGAAAGCGGCTATAAGCCGGAGGACGCTGCCCATTTAAGCGAAGTGGTGGTTGCCTCTTATACAACCAAGTTTAATAGTTCTGTAGCAGGAAGGACTAAGAATATCGAGTTGTCTGCCCAGGCAATTCAAAATGTGATTGTGGGCGTCGACGATTATTTCTCCTTTAACACAACAGTAGGGCCAAGCGATGAGGCACATGGCTATCAGCCGGCTCAGGAGGCTATCAATGGAAAGCTGGTCATGGGCATAGGCGGCGGAATCTGCCAGACTTCGTCAACCCTCTTTAATGCAGTCGATCAGGTGGGGGTAGACTATGTAGAGAAGCACCATCATTCTGTTACGGTCGGTTATGTGCCCGTCGGCAGGGATGCCACTGTTTCCTACGGCGGCAAGGATTTCCGATTTCAGAATAAAGCCGGGGCCCCGTTCCTGCTGAAAACTGTCATGGCAAACGGACAGCTGACCGTTGAGGTCCGGACCTCCAAGCAGTATGCAGATGTCATTAAGAAGAGAACTTAATTATTTCTATAAATTGGATGTTATCTCTTCCGAAAATCGGGTAATTATGTAGTAACAATTCACCGAAGAGAGGGATTCATCCATGAAAATCATTGAAAAACTTTGGGACAATATGATAAAAAGCGACTGGACTTACCTGATAGATGAAGAAGAACATATGAATACGCCAGAAGAAGACGAATGAGAAAGAGCTTCCCCTTTGGAGCTCTTTTTTTTTAGGAAATCAAGTTGTTTGAATTCCTGTAAATAAAGGTGTACGATTCATTTAACCAAGAATTCTTACATAAAATAAGCCAATCTTGTCCGTTTCAAGATGAATAAGAAAAAGGAGGAATTCGTTCATGGCCAAGCAGGTAATCCTGAATGGGAACCGGATTGATGTATACAACTATAAAGAGGAAACAGTGGCTGAAAAAGGGGAGCAGGCCATTCATCTCTCTTTTGACTTCAAAGTGAGCCATCAGGAATATCATGATATCACTACCCTGTTATATGATCTGTATTTTGATGTATCGGTGCCTGAGGATGCATTGGAGTTTCGGGGAATGATCGATAAATATTATACCTCTTTAACGAATCTGTACGAGGAAGATGCTGTCGGGGAATTCCACCTGGAGCTGAAGGAAACAGACGGGGAAGAGGACTGAAAACAAAAAGCGGGAATCAGAGCGCTGCAGCCTGTTTCCCTTCTTCTTGCCTGATTATTGCGGAGTATTGTCCTGGTCGTATTTTAAATGCAATAGGATTTCATCTTCAAGAAGGGATAATGCCATCCTTACAGCCTTCAGCCGGCAATTTGAAAACTCCTGGACGGTAATTTGCCGGATCTGTTCCCTGGCCATGGCAACATACCCTTCCTCTCCATCTTTCGTGTTCCCTGCAGGGTATATGGATATTTCTATCTGCCTGTCCGGGTTATTGATGAATAAACCTCTCCATTCCATAGCATCACCTCTTATGTCTCTACGGTGCTCTTCCATTTTTACCCCCATTTCTCTAATTATAAGCCGTTTTGCTGAATAACAACCGAAAATTGATGAAAACGTTGAGATGATTTGTCCACACTTTTTCCGAAGGATTGAAATATATTGTTAGGGAAGATCTCCTCCGTATATTTCAGTATCTGCTGCTGCAGGTGCTGAGCTGCCGTCTTTATAGACGGGCACCATGAAAGCTGAATGCTTTTATGGTGTTTTTTTTGAAATCAAAAGAGCAGCATGTCTCCGGTATTCACTGATCATATCTAAAAAACAGCAAGCCTCCCCTTAGTCTTTATGCTTGTCTTTTTTCCTGTTTGCAGGTTTGCCGAGAAATGACTGCTTGTACATTTGATGTCCAAGCACAGCGACCCCTGCAGCAATAACGCCGTTCAGGATCCCGTTGATGGAAAAGCCAAAGGCAAACGCCCCAAAGCCGACTGACAGCAGCAAAAGAATCCAGATGATGGTCCAGTCAGGAACCCAGGGTGTGTGCTTCAAAGCCAATCCAATGACCCATAGCGCCGGCACAAGCATGATATATTTCTGGTTCAGAAATTGAAGCAAGTCCAAAATAGCCACCTCCTTCATGGTATGCGAATGCCGGTAAGATATGCTGCTAATGGTACATCCTATGCCTGCTGTGATTTTTTGCCTGTTTTATTGCCGTATGCCGTAAGCATCAATAATGAGTGAATCTATAAAAATATTCGGAATATATTGACTATAAGAAGGCGCTTTCATTATGATGTAATTGATACCAGGTGATAAAAGGAGGTTATAGAATTGAATTCGATTTGGCTGGCTGTTATCGGCATGCTTGTTTTTGCGGCAGGCTACAGGTATTACTCAAAATGGGTGGCAGAAAAGATTTACAGACTTGATCCCAACTATGTCACTCCTGCTCATCAATACCAGGATGGGGTTGACTTTGTGCCCACCAATAAATTTGTCCTTTGGGGCCATCATTTTACATCAGTTGCAGGGGCTGCCCCGATTGTGGGACCAGCTATTGCAGTATATTGGGGGTGGCTGCCTGCCTTTTTGTGGGTCATTCTCGGGACTGTTTTTGCAGCAGGAATCCACGATTTCGGCACACTCGTACTCTCTGTCCGGAATAAAGGGCAGTCAATTGGAACCATCACAAGCAAATTGATAGGCAAAAGAGCAAAAATGATGTTCTTATTCATTATCTTAATTTTAGTCCTTATGGTGAATGCTGTATTTGCCTGGGTTATTTCAAACCTTTTCATCCAGTTTCCTGCGAGCGTCCTGCCAGTGTTCATCGAAATACCCCTCGCCATCTGGATCGGGTATGCCGTATACAAGCGGAAAAAAGAAATGCTTATTCCCTCCATCATTGCCCTCGTTGTCATGTACGGAACCGCCGTACTTGCGAGCATGGTGCCTGCCCTGCAGATCGATTTGCCGAAATACTTTGGCGGAGCGGAAGCTGAGGTCCTTTTTGGCCTTGACGGCGTTGCCATGTCATTTTTTATCTGGATCGTCATTTTAATGGTGTATTGCTATATCGCTTCGATTCTCCCGGTATGGAAGCTGCTGCAGCCTCGGGACTATATCAACTCCCATCAGCTTGTCGTCGGCCTTGTCATCATGTATGCGGGACTTGTATTCCTGCAGCCGAAGGTGACAGCACCTGCTGTTAATGCGAGCGCTGCGGACCCTTCCTGGCTGCCG is a window from the Bacillus infantis NRRL B-14911 genome containing:
- the kduI gene encoding 5-dehydro-4-deoxy-D-glucuronate isomerase, which translates into the protein METRYAIHPEDMKKYTTDDLRREFLVETLFESGQVRLTYTHNDRMIFGGVTPSENELTIKLDKELGVDYFLERRELGIINIGGDGTVILDGTEYDMRARDGLYVGKGTREVLFRSKNAAQPAKFYINSTPAHHQYPTVKIDINEIKPLEMGGPGTLNERKIYQYVHPNVCESCQLQMGLTMLSAGSVWNTMPCHTHERRMEVYLYFDMEEDTRVFHFMGRPDETRHLVMKNEQAAISPSWSIHTGTATSNYTFIWGMCGENITYTDMDHVKMEELR
- the kduD gene encoding 2-dehydro-3-deoxy-D-gluconate 5-dehydrogenase KduD, with protein sequence MTEALSSFSMDMFSLAGKTAIVTGGNKGLGQAYAAALAKAGADLFVISRSGDWQETEKLIEETGQKAVFFQADLSNRTKIKEAVDACLNEYGKIDILVNNAGTIRRAPLLEYKEEDWDAVLEVNLNSLYLLSQEAAKVMAEQKSGKIINIASMLSFQGGKFVPSYTASKHAVAGLTKAFANELAESNIQVNAIAPGYIATDNTAAIRSDEKRNAEILSRIPAGKWGQAADLMGAVVFLASDASSYMNGHLLAVDGGWLVR
- a CDS encoding sugar phosphate isomerase/epimerase family protein, translated to MNLGIRAHDIEKDSLEELAEEIGRKGFSCIQLALGKSLPALYPSPGTLSPGLSRYIGKTFGDAGVQIAVLGCYVNLIHPDLSERRKGLEKFKEHIRYARDFGCSIVGTETGSVLPEMGYSERNFEEKPFLDAVESVAELALEAERFGVIVGVEAGVNHPVHSADRLKRLLDLVDSNNVQVIFDPANLITVENYHRQDELLAEAIELLGEKIAIFHAKDFVVEEDQVKIVPAGQGLLNYSLISKLLKDRKPYIQVLMEGTKEPDIEGCADYLRMKFSSRSIGKGLLR
- a CDS encoding VanW family protein, coding for MTKSRRWMAALLIGSLAVLGGCADQASKEENLKEKVNEPESQLQKEKEKQEQEKLAEEAKEPVVVQVIDPNTKAIIKTFKPEEMGYENDLEKYKQQISQWAKGLARGTDASPGYDKRMFPDRIDANGGIVKGNPRTILEEAELTAKVIEASAEGGNVELPLIVSESGYKPEDAAHLSEVVVASYTTKFNSSVAGRTKNIELSAQAIQNVIVGVDDYFSFNTTVGPSDEAHGYQPAQEAINGKLVMGIGGGICQTSSTLFNAVDQVGVDYVEKHHHSVTVGYVPVGRDATVSYGGKDFRFQNKAGAPFLLKTVMANGQLTVEVRTSKQYADVIKKRT
- a CDS encoding YkvR family protein; its protein translation is MAKQVILNGNRIDVYNYKEETVAEKGEQAIHLSFDFKVSHQEYHDITTLLYDLYFDVSVPEDALEFRGMIDKYYTSLTNLYEEDAVGEFHLELKETDGEED
- a CDS encoding phage holin family protein; this encodes MAILDLLQFLNQKYIMLVPALWVIGLALKHTPWVPDWTIIWILLLLSVGFGAFAFGFSINGILNGVIAAGVAVLGHQMYKQSFLGKPANRKKDKHKD
- a CDS encoding carbon starvation CstA family protein, coding for MNSIWLAVIGMLVFAAGYRYYSKWVAEKIYRLDPNYVTPAHQYQDGVDFVPTNKFVLWGHHFTSVAGAAPIVGPAIAVYWGWLPAFLWVILGTVFAAGIHDFGTLVLSVRNKGQSIGTITSKLIGKRAKMMFLFIILILVLMVNAVFAWVISNLFIQFPASVLPVFIEIPLAIWIGYAVYKRKKEMLIPSIIALVVMYGTAVLASMVPALQIDLPKYFGGAEAEVLFGLDGVAMSFFIWIVILMVYCYIASILPVWKLLQPRDYINSHQLVVGLVIMYAGLVFLQPKVTAPAVNASAADPSWLPLLFITIACGAISGFHGLVSSGTSSKQLDKETDARFVGYLGAVGEGALALISIIAVITLFASQGDFTAAYSSFAAASSGGLGSFINGAAQLATGVWIPADIAKTIVSVIVVSFAATTLDTSVRLMRYIIAEIGEEYNFKPLTKAHVATSAAVVASAALVLLPKGPNGFGSGGYLLWPLFGTSNQLLAGVSLLLISIWLKRQGRNFLVTFIPMVFVFIMTLWAMIKQVVFDWSGLGTADANMLLFILGGLILVFVFWIILEAFAAFRRDAPPADTTHHF